Proteins co-encoded in one Neofelis nebulosa isolate mNeoNeb1 chromosome 2, mNeoNeb1.pri, whole genome shotgun sequence genomic window:
- the ACTL8 gene encoding actin-like protein 8, which produces MAARTIIIDHGSGFLKAGLSGWNEPQMVFPSIVNYIPCRENPGPSYAQRRVSLGIDICHPDTFSYPIQRGRVLNWEGVEHIWSFVLEKHRREHEDSPVMVTECPLREPADRQKTLEIMFELLDVPSVLLADQLEMSLYASGLLTGVVVDSGYGLTRVQPFHLGRPLQPGGKTLEFAGQDLAAYLFKSLFKEDCNRHNLFQLETVATTQMSKCYVPQNLGEALDFRQSLPSGSDDGNAYQLPDGTRVELTPMQRLAPEMFFSPQVFDLQGPGISQAVVDAILACEASMHPLLTSHVMACGGNTLYPGFTKRLYKELVTGHFSSSKATMWVGSNRNFSVWLGASVVAHLSTYRSEWMTKEEYEESLRL; this is translated from the exons ATGGCCGCGAGAACCATTATCATCGACCATGGGTCTGGCTTTCTGAAGGCTGGCTTGTCTGGGTGGAACGAGCCCCAGATGGTCTTCCCGAGCATCGTGAACTACATCCCGTGCAGGGAGAACCCCGGCCCCAGCTATGCCCAAAGGCGCGTGAGTCTGGGCATCGACATTTGCCATCCTGATACCTTCAGCTACCCCATCCAGCGTGGCCGCGTCCTCAACTGGGAAGGCGTGGAGCACATCTGGTCATTTGTCCTGGAGAAACATAGGCGGGAGCATGAGGACTCCCCCGTGATGGTCACAGAGTGCCCTCTGAGGGAGCCCGCGGACCGACAGAAGACCCTGGAG ATTATGTTTGAGTTACTGGATGTGCCGTCCGTACTCCTGGCCGACCAGCTGGAGATGTCCCTGTACGCCTCGGGCCTCCTGACCGGCGTGGTGGTCGATTCCGGCTACGGCCTGACCCGCGTGCAGCCCTTCCATCTGGGCCGCCCCTTGCAGCCCGGCGGCAAGACGCTGGAGTTCGCGGGCCAGGATCTGGCGGCCTACCTCTTCAAGAGCCTCTTTAAGGAGGATTGCAATCGCCACAACCTGTTTCAGCTGGAAACGGTGGCCACCACGCAGATGAGCAAGTGCTATGTGCCGCAGAACCTGGGGGAGGCGCTCGACTTCCGCCAGAGCCTGCCGAGCGGCTCGGATGACGGCAACGCCTACCAGCTCCCCGACGGCACCCGCGTGGAGCTGACCCCCATGCAGCGGCTGGCCCCCGAGATGTTCTTCAGCCCCCAGGTGTTCGACCTGCAAGGGCCCGGCATCTCCCAGGCCGTGGTGGATGCCATCCTGGCCTGCGAGGCCTCCATGCACCCGCTGCTCACCTCCCACGTGATGGCCTGCGGGGGCAACACCCTGTACCCCGGCTTCACCAAGCGCCTGTACAAGGAGCTGGTGACAGGTCATTTCTCCTCCTCCAAGGCCACCATGTGGGTGGGTTCCAACAGAAACTTCAGCGTCTGGCTGGGAGCGTCCGTCGTGGCCCATCTGTCTACCTACAGGTCCGAGTGGATGACCAAGGAGGAGTATGAGGAGAGTCTCAGGCTGTGA